The proteins below are encoded in one region of Winogradskyella helgolandensis:
- a CDS encoding TetR/AcrR family transcriptional regulator: MVKKKDENTEEQILDAAKNVFQSKGMDGARMQEIADKAGINKAMLHYYYRSKQLLFEAVFKNAFSLLAPQLNAVLNDNSSIEEKVKNFTFNYISFIVKHPYLPNFIIQELNRNPEFILKMKSNPGFPNLEKFSKQVNDEVENGTIKPISAEQLFMNIMALNIFPFVAKPLIMAFTNTDDKAYKQLIEDRKTEVSDFIINSIKNT; encoded by the coding sequence ATGGTAAAAAAGAAAGACGAAAACACAGAAGAACAAATATTAGATGCAGCTAAAAATGTATTTCAATCTAAAGGGATGGATGGTGCAAGAATGCAAGAAATCGCAGATAAAGCAGGTATAAATAAAGCGATGCTTCATTATTACTACAGAAGCAAACAGCTATTGTTTGAAGCCGTTTTTAAAAACGCATTTTCATTATTAGCACCTCAGTTAAATGCGGTTTTAAATGATAATTCATCCATTGAAGAGAAAGTGAAAAATTTCACCTTCAACTATATCTCTTTCATTGTTAAGCATCCGTATTTACCAAATTTTATCATTCAAGAACTCAATAGAAATCCAGAGTTTATTCTAAAAATGAAAAGTAATCCAGGTTTTCCTAATCTTGAAAAATTTAGTAAACAAGTAAACGATGAAGTTGAAAATGGAACAATAAAACCGATTAGTGCAGAGCAATTATTCATGAATATTATGGCTTTAAATATTTTTCCATTTGTAGCAAAACCATTAATCATGGCATTTACAAATACAGATGATAAAGCGTACAAACAATTAATTGAAGACCGTAAAACTGAAGTTTCCGATTTTATAATTAATTCGATAAAAAACACATAA
- a CDS encoding TolC family protein → MKQLMLILIFLITLPIVAQQSITLEKCYQLVTENYPLAKQSQLFEAQNKLDAEVLLTSKLPQLNFDAQATYQSDVIEFPLALSGIEPLNKDQYRAILSVNQLIYNGGLTDASLNLKSAQLKTKQKQVEVNLYQLKQRTNQLYFSVLLAQESELLLTAKKEQLEAKLKEVQSGIKYGVVLPSSDKVLEAELLKISQQSQELESNKIALIETLSSLISLPITIETKFENPLVETQLKSELKRPELELFQFKKDEIESSESLIAKQNSPKLLGFATGGYGNPGLNMLDNSFQTFYTVGIKLNWNVFDWNSNKKKRQSLAINKDIVDNETEIFELNTNIELNQQQKEISKIESYINSDLEIISLRKEVLKSADSQLKNGVITSSAYITELTNLYEDENTLVKHKIQLQLAKANYNIIKGQ, encoded by the coding sequence ATGAAACAATTAATGCTCATTTTAATTTTTCTAATAACATTACCAATTGTAGCGCAACAAAGTATCACTTTAGAAAAATGTTACCAGTTGGTAACAGAAAATTATCCTTTGGCAAAGCAGTCACAACTTTTTGAAGCACAGAATAAATTGGATGCAGAAGTGCTCTTAACTTCCAAATTGCCACAATTAAATTTTGATGCTCAAGCAACCTATCAATCCGATGTCATTGAATTTCCGCTTGCCCTGTCTGGTATTGAACCCTTAAACAAAGACCAATATCGTGCGATACTTTCAGTAAATCAACTAATTTATAATGGAGGGCTAACAGATGCTTCACTAAACTTGAAATCTGCACAGCTAAAAACAAAACAGAAACAAGTTGAAGTCAATTTATACCAATTAAAACAGCGTACTAATCAATTGTACTTTTCGGTTTTATTAGCTCAAGAATCTGAGTTGTTATTAACAGCAAAAAAAGAGCAGCTAGAAGCCAAGTTAAAGGAAGTGCAATCAGGAATTAAATATGGAGTCGTTTTACCGTCTTCAGATAAAGTCTTGGAAGCCGAATTATTGAAAATAAGTCAACAATCACAAGAATTAGAAAGCAATAAAATAGCTTTAATTGAAACGCTTTCAAGTCTAATTAGTCTACCCATAACTATTGAGACAAAATTTGAAAACCCACTTGTAGAAACACAATTAAAATCAGAATTAAAAAGACCAGAATTAGAGTTGTTCCAATTCAAAAAAGATGAAATAGAAAGTTCAGAGAGCTTAATAGCTAAACAAAATTCACCTAAACTACTTGGTTTTGCAACTGGTGGTTATGGAAATCCTGGATTGAATATGTTAGACAATTCGTTTCAAACATTTTATACCGTTGGGATTAAATTGAATTGGAATGTATTCGACTGGAATTCTAACAAAAAGAAACGACAATCATTAGCTATCAATAAAGATATTGTAGATAATGAAACCGAAATTTTTGAGCTAAATACTAATATTGAATTGAACCAACAACAAAAGGAAATCAGTAAAATTGAAAGTTATATTAATTCAGACTTAGAAATTATCAGCCTTAGAAAAGAGGTGCTTAAATCTGCAGATTCACAACTTAAAAATGGTGTAATAACATCATCAGCATATATTACAGAACTCACTAATTTGTACGAAGACGAAAATACATTAGTAAAACATAAAATTCAGTTACAACTCGCAAAAGCGAATTACAACATCATAAAAGGACAATAA
- a CDS encoding HlyD family secretion protein, whose protein sequence is MKYFKHILATTIIVTSLFSCGNDNGKANGYGNFEATEITISAENNGKLMQFNLEEGDVLKENQFIGYIDTIPLSLKREQLEVTKAVIGSKSKGVLSQISVLNSRLKTANTNKSRVENLIKDNAGTQKQLDDVSGEIDVIRNQIRSVEIQNAPVVNELKSIDVQLKQIDDQIEKSKIINPSNGTVLTKYAEPNEITAFGKPLYKIADLHTMQLRVYISETQLATIKIGQEVTVKIDNVDAMKSYKGKVSWISSEAEFTPKIIQTKDERVALVYAVKINVSNDGSLKIGMPAELWLNHSEVNN, encoded by the coding sequence ATGAAATACTTTAAACACATATTAGCAACAACAATTATTGTAACAAGTCTATTTTCTTGTGGAAATGATAACGGAAAAGCAAATGGCTACGGAAACTTCGAAGCCACCGAAATTACCATTTCAGCAGAAAACAATGGAAAACTAATGCAGTTTAATCTTGAGGAAGGAGATGTGCTAAAGGAAAATCAATTTATTGGTTATATAGACACAATTCCTTTGTCATTAAAACGCGAACAATTAGAAGTGACTAAAGCTGTAATTGGTTCAAAATCAAAAGGAGTTCTCTCTCAAATTAGTGTACTGAATTCCAGATTAAAAACAGCAAACACCAATAAATCTCGAGTTGAAAACCTGATAAAAGATAATGCAGGAACACAAAAACAGTTAGATGATGTTTCTGGCGAAATAGATGTGATTAGAAATCAAATTAGAAGTGTTGAAATTCAAAATGCACCAGTCGTAAATGAATTAAAATCAATAGATGTGCAGCTTAAACAAATTGATGATCAAATTGAAAAAAGTAAAATTATAAATCCATCAAACGGAACCGTTTTAACCAAATACGCAGAACCTAACGAAATAACAGCTTTTGGAAAACCACTTTATAAAATTGCCGATTTACATACTATGCAATTGCGAGTATACATCAGCGAAACACAGTTAGCAACTATTAAAATTGGACAAGAAGTAACCGTTAAAATAGATAATGTAGACGCTATGAAATCTTATAAAGGTAAGGTCAGTTGGATTTCTTCTGAAGCAGAATTTACACCAAAAATAATTCAAACAAAAGATGAACGAGTAGCATTAGTTTATGCGGTAAAAATAAATGTTTCTAATGATGGAAGTCTAAAAATAGGCATGCCAGCAGAACTCTGGTTAAATCATTCAGAAGTAAATAACTAA
- a CDS encoding OsmC family protein, with the protein MDKHNYNVDINWTQDRKGTMCSPELKNNETQESNCVEVATPPEFLGGMPNIWTPEHLFTAAVSSCLMTTFLAIAEYSKLEFVSFKCGSKGILEKVDGKFVMSEVLLFPEVVITDESKRERTERIIEKAEKACLISNSITSKITMETKIVVEN; encoded by the coding sequence ATGGATAAGCATAATTACAACGTAGATATTAATTGGACACAAGATAGAAAAGGAACCATGTGTTCACCAGAATTGAAAAATAATGAAACGCAAGAATCAAATTGTGTAGAAGTGGCAACACCACCAGAATTTCTAGGTGGAATGCCAAATATTTGGACACCAGAACATTTATTTACAGCAGCTGTAAGTAGTTGCTTAATGACAACATTTTTAGCGATTGCTGAATATTCAAAATTAGAATTCGTAAGTTTTAAATGTGGTTCTAAGGGCATACTAGAAAAAGTAGATGGGAAGTTCGTAATGAGTGAAGTGTTGTTGTTTCCTGAAGTTGTAATTACAGATGAATCCAAAAGAGAACGTACAGAACGGATTATTGAAAAGGCAGAAAAAGCCTGTTTAATTTCAAATTCCATTACGTCAAAAATAACAATGGAAACTAAAATCGTAGTTGAAAACTAA
- a CDS encoding ABC transporter ATP-binding protein yields MSISVSHVSKSYRKVKALQDISFDVKSNELFGLIGPDGAGKTTLFRVLTTLLFPDEGTATVTGFDVVSDYKKIRDSVGYMPGKFSLYQDLTVEENLDFFATIFGTTIEENYDLIKDIYVQIEPFKDRRAGKLSGGMKQKLALCCALIHKPKVLFLDEPTTGVDPVSRKEFWEMLKRLQQKNITILVSTPYMDEAALCDRIALIQDGKILEIDTPEAIVKHYPKQIYNVRAHNMYQLINALNAYEYNHSVYPFGESVHYTDSRPDFNPEDLKVYLEVKNLSNIHIDKTVATIEDTFMELAK; encoded by the coding sequence ATGAGTATTTCCGTTAGCCACGTTAGTAAATCTTACAGAAAAGTAAAAGCCTTACAAGACATTTCTTTTGACGTAAAATCGAATGAGCTTTTTGGACTTATTGGACCTGACGGTGCAGGTAAAACAACCTTGTTTCGAGTATTAACAACTTTATTGTTTCCAGATGAAGGAACTGCTACGGTTACTGGATTTGATGTCGTTAGTGATTATAAAAAGATTAGAGATAGTGTGGGTTATATGCCTGGGAAATTTTCACTCTACCAAGATTTAACTGTTGAAGAAAATCTAGACTTTTTTGCCACCATATTCGGAACGACTATTGAAGAAAACTACGATTTAATAAAAGATATTTATGTTCAAATAGAACCTTTTAAAGATAGAAGAGCAGGAAAATTATCTGGTGGAATGAAGCAAAAACTCGCTTTGTGTTGCGCCTTAATCCACAAACCTAAAGTCTTGTTTTTAGATGAGCCAACTACAGGAGTTGACCCAGTATCACGAAAAGAATTCTGGGAAATGCTTAAACGCTTACAACAAAAAAACATTACTATTTTGGTGTCAACCCCTTATATGGACGAAGCTGCTTTGTGTGATAGAATTGCATTAATTCAAGATGGTAAAATCCTAGAAATTGATACACCAGAAGCGATTGTAAAACATTACCCAAAACAGATTTATAATGTCAGAGCGCATAATATGTATCAACTCATTAACGCTTTAAATGCCTATGAATATAACCATAGTGTTTATCCTTTTGGAGAGTCTGTACATTACACAGATAGTAGACCAGATTTTAATCCCGAAGATTTAAAAGTGTATTTAGAAGTTAAAAATTTATCAAACATTCATATTGATAAAACAGTAGCAACCATTGAAGATACGTTTATGGAATTAGCGAAGTAA
- a CDS encoding ABC transporter ATP-binding protein yields MENNNVIQVDQLTKMFGDFAAVNAITFHVEKGEIFGFLGANGAGKTTAMKMLIGISNPTSGKANVAGFDVFTHAEDIKKNIGYMSQKFALYDDLTVKENITFFGGIYGLSRIRIKEKSTVLIEELGLEEVANKLVGALPLGWKQKLSFSVALLHDPKIVFLDEPTGGVDPITRRQFWEMIYKASHNGTTVFVTTHYMDEAEYCDRVSIMVNGKIEALDTPKKLKEQFKVDNMNDVFLKLARG; encoded by the coding sequence ATGGAAAACAACAACGTCATACAAGTAGATCAATTAACCAAAATGTTCGGAGATTTTGCAGCTGTAAATGCGATTACATTTCACGTTGAAAAAGGCGAAATTTTTGGATTCTTAGGTGCTAATGGAGCAGGGAAAACCACAGCGATGAAGATGCTCATTGGTATTTCTAATCCAACTTCAGGAAAAGCAAATGTTGCCGGTTTTGATGTTTTTACTCATGCAGAAGACATTAAAAAAAACATTGGTTATATGAGTCAGAAATTTGCGCTGTATGACGATTTAACCGTTAAAGAAAATATTACATTTTTTGGTGGTATTTATGGGTTGTCTAGAATACGAATCAAAGAAAAATCTACAGTTTTAATAGAAGAATTAGGCTTAGAGGAAGTTGCAAACAAGTTAGTGGGAGCATTGCCATTAGGTTGGAAACAAAAGTTATCCTTTTCAGTTGCTTTGCTTCACGACCCAAAAATTGTGTTTTTAGATGAGCCAACAGGAGGCGTAGATCCCATAACCAGACGTCAGTTTTGGGAAATGATTTATAAAGCTTCACATAATGGAACAACGGTATTTGTAACTACACATTATATGGATGAAGCCGAATATTGCGATAGGGTTTCCATCATGGTCAACGGAAAAATTGAAGCTTTAGACACACCAAAGAAACTGAAAGAACAGTTTAAAGTCGATAATATGAATGATGTATTTTTAAAATTGGCTAGAGGATGA
- a CDS encoding ABC transporter permease: MKRFIGFIKKEFYHIFRDRRSLFILFGMPIAQIMLFGFAITNEINNVDIAILDHSKDTTTEEIINKISASKYFSIKQMITREADIAAVFQKGHVKAVLNFEKDFSKNLIKDNKATIQIITDATDPNTANTISNYVNAILQQYQKELNKDITIAYQIIPQTRMVYNPELKSVYMFVPGVMTIILMLVSAMMTSISITREKELGTMEILLVSPIKPIQVIVGKVFPYIFLSIINAVVIVLLSIFIFKMPVQGSLFLLGFESVLFIITSLALGILISTISATQQTAMMISLMGLMLPVILLSGFIFPISSMPLPLQMISNIIPAKWFIIIIKGIMLKGVGLQYLWKETLILIGMTIFFIGLSVKKYKIRLE; this comes from the coding sequence ATGAAAAGATTCATAGGCTTTATAAAAAAAGAATTCTACCATATTTTCAGAGATAGACGCTCATTGTTTATCCTTTTCGGTATGCCTATTGCTCAAATAATGCTCTTCGGTTTCGCCATTACCAACGAAATTAATAATGTCGATATTGCCATTTTAGACCATTCAAAAGATACTACAACCGAAGAAATTATTAATAAAATTTCAGCTTCTAAATATTTCAGCATAAAACAAATGATAACCCGTGAAGCAGATATTGCTGCGGTTTTTCAAAAAGGACATGTAAAAGCCGTTTTAAATTTCGAAAAAGATTTTAGTAAAAACTTAATTAAGGACAATAAAGCAACGATTCAAATTATTACTGATGCTACAGACCCAAATACTGCAAATACTATAAGTAATTATGTGAATGCAATTCTTCAGCAATATCAAAAAGAATTGAATAAAGACATCACGATTGCTTATCAAATTATACCACAAACACGGATGGTTTACAATCCAGAATTAAAAAGCGTATACATGTTTGTTCCTGGAGTGATGACGATTATTTTAATGTTGGTTTCAGCAATGATGACCTCTATCTCTATAACTAGAGAAAAAGAATTGGGAACTATGGAAATCCTTTTGGTGTCGCCAATTAAACCAATTCAAGTTATAGTCGGTAAAGTGTTTCCGTATATTTTTCTGTCTATAATTAATGCTGTAGTTATTGTCTTGTTAAGCATTTTTATTTTTAAAATGCCCGTTCAAGGGAGTCTCTTTTTATTGGGATTTGAAAGTGTTTTATTCATAATTACATCCTTGGCTTTAGGTATTTTAATTTCAACGATTTCAGCAACGCAACAAACAGCGATGATGATTTCGTTAATGGGTTTAATGCTTCCTGTGATTTTACTATCAGGTTTTATTTTTCCAATTTCAAGTATGCCTTTACCATTGCAAATGATAAGTAATATCATTCCTGCCAAATGGTTTATTATTATCATTAAAGGTATTATGCTCAAAGGTGTAGGATTACAATATCTATGGAAAGAGACCTTGATTTTAATAGGAATGACCATCTTCTTTATTGGTCTAAGTGTGAAGAAATATAAAATTAGATTGGAGTGA
- a CDS encoding ABC transporter permease yields MKTILYIIQKEFKQIFRNKGMLPIIFVLPILQLVILSNAATFEVKNIKFGYIDNDHTSTSRALVEKFNASTYFNVLTDFPSEALASSEMLKGNIDVILEIPHYFERDLQKEKYNSLGVTINAIDGAAAGVENVYVTQIIQRFNQNLKIDLLQVSDKQIQPITIETIPLFWYNETLNYKTFMVPGILVLLVTMITLFLSGMNIVREKEIGTLEQINVTPIKKSQFIIGKLFPFWVIGMGLLTVGLILAKVIFNVPMVGSLALMYFYTSIYILVVLGIGLFISNFTDTQQQAMFISWFFVVIFILMSGLFTPIESMPKWAQIVTEFNPVKYFVEVMRMVMLKGSGFNDILPQLLKTALYAFVMNGLAVWSYKKIN; encoded by the coding sequence ATGAAAACAATTCTATACATCATACAAAAAGAGTTTAAACAAATCTTTAGAAATAAAGGGATGCTTCCTATAATTTTTGTTTTACCAATATTGCAACTCGTTATTTTATCTAATGCAGCCACTTTCGAAGTCAAGAACATTAAATTCGGTTATATTGATAATGATCATACGTCAACGTCACGAGCATTAGTTGAAAAATTTAATGCTTCAACCTATTTTAATGTATTAACGGATTTCCCTTCGGAAGCATTAGCTAGTTCCGAAATGTTAAAAGGAAATATTGATGTCATATTAGAAATTCCTCACTATTTTGAACGCGATTTACAAAAGGAAAAATACAATAGTTTAGGAGTTACGATTAATGCTATTGATGGAGCAGCGGCAGGAGTTGAAAATGTATATGTAACTCAAATCATCCAACGTTTTAATCAAAATTTAAAAATCGATTTATTACAAGTTTCCGATAAACAAATTCAACCTATCACAATTGAAACAATTCCACTTTTCTGGTATAACGAAACCTTAAATTATAAAACCTTTATGGTTCCGGGAATATTGGTCTTATTAGTAACTATGATAACATTATTCCTGTCAGGAATGAATATCGTACGTGAAAAAGAAATAGGTACTTTAGAGCAAATCAACGTCACGCCAATTAAAAAAAGTCAATTTATTATTGGAAAACTTTTTCCATTTTGGGTTATTGGAATGGGTTTATTAACCGTTGGTTTAATTTTAGCAAAAGTCATATTCAATGTGCCAATGGTTGGGAGTTTGGCGCTTATGTATTTTTATACATCTATTTATATTTTGGTGGTTTTGGGTATTGGTTTATTCATATCCAACTTTACAGATACACAACAACAAGCTATGTTTATTTCATGGTTTTTTGTCGTTATTTTTATTTTAATGAGTGGCTTATTCACACCAATAGAAAGCATGCCAAAATGGGCTCAAATTGTTACAGAATTCAATCCAGTAAAGTATTTTGTAGAAGTGATGCGGATGGTAATGCTAAAAGGTTCTGGTTTCAACGATATACTTCCTCAGCTTTTAAAAACGGCACTTTATGCTTTTGTTATGAATGGTTTAGCAGTGTGGAGTTATAAGAAAATCAATTAA
- a CDS encoding NAD(P)/FAD-dependent oxidoreductase, whose amino-acid sequence MSKIVILGAGISGHVAAAHLRRKLSKEHDVVVVSPNSNYQWIPSNIWVGIGRMKSEKILFPLAPLYKKKGIGFKQAKAVSFHPEGDSTVQKPYVLSEYVVGDNKGKQEKVTYDYLINATGPKLNFEATEGLIPGENKTYSVCTYTHADHAWEGLSALIEDMKKGKKAKILIGTGHAKSTCQGAAFEYILNVEEELQKHKVRDMAEITWIANENELGDFGMDGVLMSYNDMIMKSSELVEMIFEDRGIKWIIGAGVNKIEDGIAHYETLEGDYKTESYDFAMLIPAFSGHGFKAYDKNENDITEKLFKGFMIVDADYTSKPYEEWTVQDWPETYQNPSYKNIFAPGIAFAPPHAISKPRKSKNGTDISPAPPRTGMPSGITAKLVADNIIDTIKNGKESSYHKGSLGNMGAACIASAGFGFWKGSGVSITTYPIVPDFKKYPDSHGRHLGKTFGAIGLAGHWLKLMLHYAFIYKAKMRPFWWLIPE is encoded by the coding sequence ATGTCTAAAATTGTCATTTTAGGAGCAGGTATTTCTGGTCATGTTGCAGCAGCGCATTTACGAAGAAAATTGTCTAAAGAACACGATGTGGTTGTTGTGTCACCTAACAGTAATTACCAATGGATTCCATCAAATATTTGGGTCGGAATTGGTAGAATGAAATCAGAAAAAATCTTATTCCCATTAGCCCCTTTGTACAAAAAGAAAGGAATTGGTTTTAAGCAAGCCAAAGCTGTATCGTTTCACCCTGAAGGCGATAGTACTGTACAAAAACCTTATGTCTTATCAGAATATGTTGTAGGCGATAACAAAGGAAAGCAGGAAAAAGTCACTTACGATTACTTAATTAATGCCACAGGACCAAAATTGAATTTTGAAGCTACCGAAGGTTTAATTCCTGGCGAAAACAAAACCTATTCTGTTTGTACGTATACACATGCAGATCATGCTTGGGAAGGATTGAGTGCTTTAATTGAGGACATGAAAAAAGGTAAAAAAGCGAAAATTTTAATTGGTACAGGTCATGCCAAATCAACTTGTCAAGGTGCAGCTTTTGAATATATTTTAAATGTTGAAGAAGAACTTCAAAAACATAAGGTCAGAGACATGGCCGAAATTACTTGGATTGCTAATGAAAATGAGTTAGGTGATTTTGGAATGGATGGTGTTTTGATGAGTTACAACGATATGATTATGAAATCTAGTGAATTGGTCGAAATGATTTTTGAAGACCGAGGCATTAAATGGATTATTGGAGCTGGCGTTAATAAAATTGAAGATGGCATAGCGCATTACGAAACTCTTGAAGGGGATTATAAAACTGAATCTTATGATTTTGCGATGTTAATTCCAGCGTTTTCAGGACATGGTTTTAAAGCTTATGACAAAAACGAAAATGATATTACTGAAAAACTATTTAAAGGTTTCATGATTGTGGATGCTGATTATACATCAAAACCTTATGAAGAGTGGACAGTTCAAGACTGGCCAGAAACCTATCAGAATCCTAGTTATAAAAACATATTTGCACCAGGTATCGCATTTGCTCCGCCACACGCTATTTCTAAACCAAGAAAAAGTAAAAACGGAACAGATATTTCACCTGCGCCGCCAAGAACAGGAATGCCATCTGGTATTACAGCAAAATTAGTGGCTGATAATATAATTGATACTATAAAAAATGGTAAAGAATCATCTTATCATAAAGGCTCTTTAGGAAACATGGGAGCTGCTTGTATTGCTTCAGCCGGATTTGGTTTTTGGAAAGGCAGTGGAGTCAGTATAACGACATATCCCATTGTACCAGATTTTAAGAAATATCCAGATTCCCATGGAAGACATTTAGGAAAAACATTTGGAGCTATTGGTTTGGCGGGTCATTGGCTTAAGTTAATGTTACACTACGCTTTTATTTATAAAGCTAAAATGAGACCGTTTTGGTGGTTGATTCCAGAATAA
- a CDS encoding cytochrome C: protein MKKILLFIICLSFLGFNSCRDQTEKEVLKTVETVVVEPNMMNDGRVSLNLNAMQKNHQLSNMRSHLEAVQEITILLSQDNYDKASEVAYTKLGSTTEMKLMCASFGDKGFEHLGLEFHKSADEMSEVFKKRNKDNSLTALSNTLNYCVQCHATYKQ, encoded by the coding sequence ATGAAAAAGATATTACTTTTTATCATCTGTTTGAGTTTCTTAGGTTTTAATTCATGTAGAGATCAAACTGAAAAGGAAGTGCTTAAAACGGTGGAAACTGTAGTTGTTGAACCCAATATGATGAATGATGGTCGGGTTTCGCTCAATTTAAATGCTATGCAGAAAAATCACCAGCTTTCTAATATGAGAAGTCATTTGGAAGCTGTGCAAGAAATTACAATATTACTGTCTCAAGATAATTATGATAAAGCTTCGGAAGTAGCATACACAAAATTAGGATCTACAACAGAAATGAAATTAATGTGTGCCTCGTTTGGCGATAAAGGTTTCGAGCATTTGGGATTAGAATTTCATAAAAGTGCAGATGAAATGAGTGAAGTATTCAAAAAAAGAAATAAAGATAATTCCCTTACTGCTTTATCAAATACATTAAATTATTGTGTGCAATGTCACGCAACTTATAAGCAGTAA
- the nadB gene encoding L-aspartate oxidase has product MVSEKKIIQSDFLIIGSGVSGLTFALKIATQYKESKVIIVTKDEKTESNTKYAQGGIATVYDKTVDSFEQHIQDTLVAGDGLCDEKVVRMVVKHAPERLQELIDWGTKFDKNDDGDYDLGREGGHSQNRILHHTDVTGAEIERALIAQVNALPNIEFLEHHYAIDFITEHQAKKTKTKRHSKISCFGAYVLDEKKSVVKTFVSKFTMLASGGSGQVYETTTNPKVATGDGLAMAYRAKAEIADVEFIQFHPTALYNPGEYPAFLISEAVRGFGAKLRTIDGKAFMHRYDKREELASRDIVARAIDNELKKSGSPHVYLDCTHLDFEKFKIHFPNITEKCASLGIDIRTDFIPVLPASHYICGGVTVSKNARTSIKNLYACGEVTRTGLHGGNRLASNSLLEGLVYAHLAYLHVNKKFDKVLMPEGIPEWNDSGVIKNMEHILITHDKNEVKTIMSNYVGIVRSNERLLRAEKRLRVLHKDNKRLYDHSELSSDLCELRNLIITAYLITKFSKKRKQNCGGFYNMDLV; this is encoded by the coding sequence ATGGTAAGTGAAAAAAAAATAATACAATCAGATTTTTTAATCATTGGCTCTGGGGTTTCAGGCTTAACTTTTGCTTTAAAAATCGCAACTCAATATAAAGAATCGAAAGTTATCATTGTTACCAAAGACGAAAAAACAGAATCGAATACCAAGTACGCTCAAGGCGGCATTGCAACCGTTTATGATAAAACAGTGGATAGTTTTGAACAGCATATACAAGATACTTTAGTTGCAGGTGATGGCTTGTGTGATGAAAAAGTCGTGAGAATGGTGGTAAAACATGCACCAGAACGACTACAAGAATTAATAGATTGGGGAACAAAATTTGATAAAAATGACGATGGAGACTACGATTTAGGTCGTGAAGGTGGACATTCCCAAAACCGCATTTTACACCATACCGATGTTACCGGAGCAGAAATTGAACGGGCTTTAATTGCCCAAGTTAATGCTCTACCTAATATTGAATTTTTAGAGCATCATTATGCTATTGATTTTATTACAGAACACCAAGCTAAAAAAACAAAAACCAAACGGCACTCTAAGATATCGTGTTTTGGTGCTTATGTTTTAGATGAAAAAAAATCAGTGGTCAAAACCTTTGTAAGCAAATTTACGATGCTGGCTTCTGGTGGCAGCGGACAAGTTTACGAAACAACAACCAATCCAAAAGTAGCAACTGGTGATGGTTTAGCCATGGCCTATAGAGCCAAAGCTGAAATTGCAGATGTAGAATTTATTCAATTTCACCCGACGGCTTTATATAATCCGGGAGAATATCCTGCATTTTTAATTTCTGAAGCTGTAAGAGGTTTTGGTGCAAAATTAAGAACTATTGATGGCAAAGCTTTTATGCATCGCTATGATAAACGCGAAGAATTAGCATCGCGAGATATTGTTGCTAGAGCGATTGACAATGAATTAAAGAAAAGTGGTTCGCCACATGTTTACTTAGATTGTACCCATTTAGATTTTGAAAAATTCAAAATCCATTTCCCTAATATTACAGAGAAATGCGCTTCGCTTGGTATCGATATCAGAACAGATTTTATTCCAGTTTTACCTGCTTCTCATTATATCTGTGGTGGAGTTACTGTGAGTAAAAATGCCAGAACATCAATCAAAAATTTATACGCATGTGGTGAAGTTACCCGAACAGGATTACACGGTGGAAACCGATTAGCTTCAAATTCTTTACTAGAAGGTTTAGTCTATGCGCATTTGGCTTATTTACATGTTAACAAAAAGTTTGATAAGGTTTTGATGCCTGAAGGGATTCCAGAATGGAATGATAGTGGTGTAATTAAAAACATGGAACATATTTTAATCACACATGATAAAAATGAGGTTAAAACTATAATGAGTAATTATGTAGGGATTGTAAGGTCTAACGAGCGTTTGTTACGTGCCGAAAAACGCTTACGTGTCCTTCATAAAGATAACAAACGTCTTTATGACCATTCGGAATTATCATCTGATTTATGTGAATTACGAAACTTGATCATCACTGCTTATTTAATCACCAAATTTTCTAAAAAACGAAAGCAAAATTGTGGTGGTTTTTATAATATGGATTTGGTTTGA